The DNA window gtccaaacaaatgtacctttagttgtaccaggcattaaaatgaacaagaaatttaagaaaacatggtggtctaatagttttttttccatgactgtacactaGCATAACAGAAGTTATGATGGGGAAATACTGTCTTCCttttaaaaagtgtcaaaaactaGTAGAATCTGAAAACACTTGAAATAATAAGACTCCTGTTTCCACTGCTTTGCAGTTGGATCAATGCAGTGTTTGAATCTAACAAGATGATGATTCTGGATGAAAATCATATGGGAGGTGAGCTTTATTTGGGGAGGGGGGCTGGTGGGTGGTTGATGTGAAAATGTTTAGCCTACtgccatccttgttttcttcaatttcttgttcatttaatgtctggtacaactaaaggtacaattgacaaatataatgataacaacatagctcatttaagagctgatatctagccattttccatggttttcttgataatgattttggttattatcaataaaaccatgttaaatgtctagatatcagctcttaaattaaactcttatcagctatttctgttgttatcattatatttgtccaagcaaatgtacctttagttgtaccaggcattaaaattaacgagaaattgaataaaacaagggtggtctaatagttttttccatgactgtacactaGAATAACAGAAGTTATGATGGGGAAATACTGTCTTCCttttaaaaagtgtcaaaaactagaagaatctgaaaacaaataattagaCTCCTGTTTTCACTGCTTTGCAGTTGGATCGATGCAGTGTTTGAATCTAACAAGATGATGATTCTGGTAGAAAATCATATGGGAGGTGAGCTTTATTTGGGGAGGGGGGCTggtgggtggttgacgtgaaaaTGTTTAGCCTACTGCCACGGATTTGTTATACAGGCGCCTCCTCCCTCCAATCCATGGCCTGCTCTCCCAGACTGGCACACCCACCCCGCCGTCACTGTGGGAGAGTCAGTTGGGCCTTCTGGGCTTCCTGGTCCTCAGCTCCGCCTCGCCTCGATCTGGCCGGACAGCGAAAACACTTCTCAGTTAAAGAACAAAAGCAACAACGGACGGGCCGAGGAGCACGAAGTAACGGCGACTCACAAATCGGACTAAAAATCTCCCGGATCGAGAGATTTGTGAGCCACACGGCGGGATTTAGCCGACGACTGAACTCCTGCGAAAGGCGACAAACTTGGTCGGCTCGCATCTTTGTATCCAGACCGTAATCCGTCGAGGTGCTTGATAAATAAGACAAGGGTCAAACCGACAGACGGACGGTATTGTTTCCCTGCTCTTCCCCTAAACTTCGGCCATAAAAGCGGAGTGGCTGAGGGGGAAACTCTTGGTTTCTTTTGTTCGCTTTACGCGCAAACGGACCCCGGGGATAACGGGTTATTTTGGCATTTTCGgtaagtttatttttatgtttcactgAAGCGTGTCTGGCGGCGAAGTGCGCCTGTGCAGTCTGAAGCGTTTTAGTTGGTACGCCATAAAGGGGGAGACATTGGGCTGCTATTGTGATTGGCACCGAGAGCaacttttacagctttttgTTTCACTTACACACATATTCTACGTATAAACTCTTCCAGTGCGTAAAAGTGAGACAGCAAACACAGGGGGAGGTCACCGCATGATCTCACCCCCCAGTGGGTTTTCAATGTGTCACCAATGAGTAATACAGTGGTTTCATAATTGTTTGCCAATGTTTTTTTGGTACACTTGGAAATTTCTTGCGTGGCTCAAGCGACCTTAATCGTCGGCTGTGGCGTAACGTGACTAAATGTGCAATATTTGCTCTGCTGTTCCACATCAACAACTCCTTTAATTAACAGTACATGGAAGATAACGTCCCATAAGTAGTTGCACATAATTAATTTAAGTTAATAATGgctggaatttaaaaaaaaagcccaaaaacaaatgaacaaaacatgtaaagTGTCTGAATTATTCCTTGTATTTAGCTTTTTAACTACTAAACTGGCCTATTTCCATTGTGATGTGTGGAAGTGTTAGCTTAACACCTgttgctaaaatatatttatattcattaagCCATTTGTGATAAGGACTATGGATTAATTTGGTGTTTAAGGCTGTTTTAAGTGCTTGGAGTGGCTGGTCTTGGACTTGAGTGTGACTAATGCAAGTTGTTTTCCACTTCCACAGGTTTCTGTTGTGGAATCTGCCATTGTGAAGAGACGACACTCATCGTTTGGGGACTGAGAACTTGGGAGTAGAACAAAGCCCGGCTGGGAAGGGGTGAGAAAGTAGACTGTGATGGATTTCTCATAGATCCCCACGCACCCACCCACCCTTTGCCACCAATTCCCCCactcacacaaaacaaaagtcaGTCACCACACTTTGGGGGGAGGGGAACCCAGTCTGGACAGGGTATACGACTAGTTTCACTCAGAATAAGGAGTGCAAAGTATGGGGGAAGGGTAGCAGCTGTCAGATAATTGACTTTGAGAATGAATGAGAACCGAAAGTTCTTAAATATAATCTAGTCTACTATACTCATGGCTGCACGCCTCAGAAGAATTTTCCCTTCGTCCTACAGTGATCTTATCTGTGAGGTGGAAACAGTTGAGACGAgttaaaaaatgtcaacaatTAAATCAGTGTTTCTAACCCAGCGGTCTGATAATTGACTTTCAGGATTAATTTGAACTGAATGTTCTTAAAACATGATCAACATAGTCTGTATTGTTAGCTTTACTCCTTTCATCCTTTGGACAGGGATCTTATCTGTGAAGTTAAAACAGATTGGCTGATAAGTTAAAAACATCGACAActgaataattgttttttatttcttttccagGTGAAAGAGCCGAAGATGGAAACCTACAGTGATCGTAATGGCAGACATGCACTACTTGTAGGCATGAAGGGGCCTTTTGAAGGAAAAGTAACAAAGACACAATGTGAAGAAAAACTTGAAGCTAAACGCTCCGCCAAGGATCTGCGTCACTCTGCCAACTCAGCTGAAAGCAACGACAGTGGTGTGGCCAGTTTCACCACCAACCACAACTCTGTCGTGTGCCTTCCTCTGGTGTCGGAGGGACTAAAGCTGGTATGGACACAGTCAGATCAAACCCGTGAACTTGACACAATCCCAGAGCTGGTCCAAGCCTTTAACTTGTTTCCATACCCATCATCCCGCGAGGTTAACACCCTGGCCCGGGTATGTGCCTTGCCACTGGACAAAGTTAAGGTGTGGTTTATGGTTCAGCGGATAAAATACGGTATCAGTTGGTCCTCAGAGGAGATAGAGGAGACCCGGCGAAAGCTGGCAGTGCCTGAGCTTTGTGACGACTCTACTGAAACAAACGAGGAAGCCAATGTTGAAAGCAAGAGTCAGAGTTCTGAGGAACCGGTAACTGAGGAGAAGGATTCCAGTGAAGTAGAGGGTGCTATCTCCACCCCCCAGAAGAAGAAACCAAAGTGTGAGTCACCAGATTCCTACAAACCAGCCAAACCCATTGTCCCATGTTTCAGCTCCACCCTCCCACCTCCTCAGGATTCATACTTCTACCGCCCACCAGCAGACACGCCGGCAACGACAGCAGCCGATGTCTCCCTTGATCTTTCCGAGTCATCTTCACCACAGCATCGTCACGGCCGCTACAAGAAGTCTAAAGCTCAGCTGGCTGCCCTTCGAAAGAGCTTCCTGAGAGAGAACTGGCCAGCAGAGGCAGAGCTTAGACGCTTGCAAGAAGAAACTGGACTGAGCCGCAACGACATTCGTAAATGGTTCAGCGACAGCCGCTACCAGCTTCGGGTTGGCAGAGGAAGCCTTGCTGCGGCCCAGAACTACTCTCAACACACTGGAGGTAAACCTGAGCAACAAAGTCAACCTCTCCCACTTATTACACAAAAGACAAGCCAGCTGAACGGGGTGAAGGGTCAGGAGCGAGCCCGCAGCAATGGAATTAGAAATTCACATTTCTTTCAGACATTTTTGTCAAACAGTCTGGAAGCATTTGGGGAAAGGGTCCTTGAGGCAGAGGGCTTTGAGGTAATGGAGGAGCTTTCTGGTGACGGAGACAGTTTGAAAGACGAGGAACAAAGTGAAGAGCAACCTTTACAACTGACCAAGACCTGCAAGAGTGAGCCAGAAGTTCCTCAGGAGCCATCAGATATTTTAAAACCCTCTCCCTGCTCCTCCCCCTCTGGCAGCCCACCACTGACCGCCTCGCCTAATAAACCTCCTTCAAACAGCAGCACGTCGAAAAAGTCAGTCCACTCAGCCAAAGCCAGTCCTTTACAAACACCCCCACAGGCATCAAAGTCTCCCTCATCCACAGCCTCTGCCCTCACTCCGGCTGGGCGACCAAGAAAGACCAAGGAGCAGCTGGATTTGTTGAAGCAGTACTTCTTACGCTGCCAGTGGCCCAAGAGTGAAGATTACACTGAACTTGTCAAGCTTACAGGTTTACCCCGGGCGGATGTTATTCAGTGGTTTGGGGACACTCGGTATGCTGTTAAAAACGGCCAGCTGCGCTGGGTGAAGGGCGTCCGCGACCAGTTCTTGGCAGAACTCGCCGCCCAGCAAAGCAGCAGTGGTTTAACTAACGGAAGTGGCTCTGGGACTGGGGGAAGCCGCAAAAGAAAATCTCAAGCACATGCAACAAGTGCAGATTCCCCAGATATCCAGCCATTGGTAGCATATTACCTTTCAATGGGCACACTGCACGAAAAAGACCTTGACACTCTATGCAAGAAATCAAAAATGAGCTACCAGAAAGTGCGAGATTGGTTTGCAGCCCAGGATGACGGGGGCACGGGGAAAAAACCCATTGTTGCGGATTAGGACACTGGAATCAGACTTAAGAACATTTCTGAAAGTTGGTGGATTGCTTCTGGCATCCTTTGCAACAACAAGCATAGTTATTACTTTGGTTTAAATTGCTTTAATTTGGCAGGTTTGTAACATTCAGTCTTCCCAGTACAAGCCCAAGGTGAggtttgtgttttaatataTGCTGCATTTCCTGCTTATCCTAATATATTTTGGACTTGAATTATAATTGTGCTGCCTGTGTTGCTGTAAATAGGACAGTAACTTCTACACTGGTCtgctatatattttttgagcttatttttgttttagataTCACTACTACAGATTTTTTTAGTATGCTATTGCGGCAGTCTAATTTAAACTGGTTGTACTTTTGGTACCCAACTAATGCAGATGAGTAACTGCTCCAGAAAAATGTCTATGTTGATGAATATTTTGACTGATCACCGTGTGTTATCATTCCTTTACAGCCAATAATTCCTTGTCATGAAAAGCACACTGGGCATGTACACTTTAAGATGACATCTTGCACTTTGGTTTTAGAGCCTGCTGCCATATTCATTAAACCCaattatttcacaaaaaatatttgttcctaACTAAACCGCCATTCTTCTCCCTTAACACTGAAGCATATTATCATGCCTTTTGAAAACAGCATGGTACATCTAATTCTACTAATGTCTACAGCATATTTCTGAGACACATTCCCTTATTCTCCTTGAGATGCTCTGCTGTAATACTTAATTTACTCTTTGTATACTTTGTCATTTCGCATTTAACTGCACTCTTTTAACAGTAAAGGATAACTACTAAAATGCAGCAATCACATCAACATCATACAGGTCAGAATTAGCAACTGTTATTCTGATTTGCACTCATTATTTTAGTCagtatttttatatctattttttttttgtcttaatagCTGTAGGGTGTGACTTGTTGGTTTATAATCTAGACAACTAGATAAAATAACTGATGGGGGGTCCACGTACTGTATAAGTAGCAAAAGGTTTGAATCCAAAGACAAAATCACATTTCCGTTGACTCAGATTTTAAATTATAGCacaaacattgtactttttcaGGTTATAATTTCAGAAAAACTCCACACTCTAAAGTACTTCTTAGTAGACCTACAGGGGATGAAGTAGGCTTTAAATCAAGTCAGTTTAGTTCATTAGAACTTGTTAGATGACCAGAATATTGATAAAGCAGTGTCCATCACTGTGTTTTGTCATTCTATTAGTATTGAAAAGTCAATGCAAGTGTCATGCTGTGGGGGAAATGTCCATAACGTTTAGTGTCTTCTTTTGCAGATGTTTTCAATGTATTTTGTCTGATTCGAAACATTTCTCATTTGCACAATTGTGTCACTGGAAACCAGTAAAGGATTTACCTTTCTAATCGTGTGCAGgcgatttttgtgtgtgtgctggaatGACTCCAAGGGGTGAACATGGatcaaattttaattattttatcagTGTGCATTTTATGTATGTTTAGCAAAAGCAGTCTGCAGAAATTATTCTAATAATAAACGAATGCCGAAAATGTATAAACAGAGGAACCACATGGTAAAATCAGCAGAACATCCATTTAAACTTAAttataaaatgcctaaaattaaTGCCATATATTCAATCACTGGTACAAACTGTTACTTGGTATTAACATAAATGTATCTTCAACAAACTGACAGTCCTAATGATAACAAATATGAAAGCTTGAAGACTCCTTAACTGATAAAAGTTGTCCCCAGAAGTGTTGGGTGCCTTTATCAACGTCTGGGTGACTGTATTGATAATCCACTCATAAACTGGTACTGGAAGACGTTAGGAGTCTGACGCCGATTTCTGAGGAAGTGAGAAAAAGGTCGACTTGCAATTACATAATATCTTCCCATgaagaaaatatagaaatatgtttagccctttatcgggcgaagaactatatttggtaacttcaggtaatatttcgagaaaaaagttgcaaatttactagattaaagtggcaaatctacaagaaaaaaagttgcagatttaagagatttaaagtggcaaatcagcgcgaaaaaagtcacagatttacgagaaaaaagtgggaaaaaacaacttttttctccctgattcaccactttaaatctcataaatctgcactcataaactttttc is part of the Centropristis striata isolate RG_2023a ecotype Rhode Island chromosome 11, C.striata_1.0, whole genome shotgun sequence genome and encodes:
- the homeza gene encoding homeobox and leucine zipper encoding a; translated protein: METYSDRNGRHALLVGMKGPFEGKVTKTQCEEKLEAKRSAKDLRHSANSAESNDSGVASFTTNHNSVVCLPLVSEGLKLVWTQSDQTRELDTIPELVQAFNLFPYPSSREVNTLARVCALPLDKVKVWFMVQRIKYGISWSSEEIEETRRKLAVPELCDDSTETNEEANVESKSQSSEEPVTEEKDSSEVEGAISTPQKKKPKCESPDSYKPAKPIVPCFSSTLPPPQDSYFYRPPADTPATTAADVSLDLSESSSPQHRHGRYKKSKAQLAALRKSFLRENWPAEAELRRLQEETGLSRNDIRKWFSDSRYQLRVGRGSLAAAQNYSQHTGGKPEQQSQPLPLITQKTSQLNGVKGQERARSNGIRNSHFFQTFLSNSLEAFGERVLEAEGFEVMEELSGDGDSLKDEEQSEEQPLQLTKTCKSEPEVPQEPSDILKPSPCSSPSGSPPLTASPNKPPSNSSTSKKSVHSAKASPLQTPPQASKSPSSTASALTPAGRPRKTKEQLDLLKQYFLRCQWPKSEDYTELVKLTGLPRADVIQWFGDTRYAVKNGQLRWVKGVRDQFLAELAAQQSSSGLTNGSGSGTGGSRKRKSQAHATSADSPDIQPLVAYYLSMGTLHEKDLDTLCKKSKMSYQKVRDWFAAQDDGGTGKKPIVAD